The Breoghania sp. genome has a segment encoding these proteins:
- a CDS encoding ATP-binding cassette domain-containing protein, translating into MSDSALILENVRIMREGAPLIALDHRIDPGEILTVMGESGVGKSTLLSFIAGFLPPAFTAQGSVWLAGRDITALPAPARHVGLLFQDDLLFPHMSVAENLMFAVPQGVTRAERRERACKVLADVSLDGLGPRDPASLSGGQRARVALMRVLLSEPGALLLDEPFSKLDAGLRDQIRALVFTKARERNLPVLLVTHDIRDAEAAGGAIVTLQSAQAPRPD; encoded by the coding sequence ATGAGTGACAGCGCGCTCATTCTTGAAAATGTGCGGATCATGCGCGAAGGCGCGCCGCTGATCGCGCTCGATCACCGGATCGACCCCGGCGAGATTCTGACCGTCATGGGGGAAAGCGGGGTCGGGAAGTCGACGCTGCTCAGCTTCATTGCCGGGTTCCTGCCCCCCGCCTTTACGGCGCAAGGTTCTGTGTGGCTTGCCGGGCGCGATATCACTGCCCTGCCCGCCCCAGCCCGCCATGTCGGGCTGCTCTTTCAGGACGACCTTCTCTTCCCGCACATGTCGGTGGCCGAGAACCTGATGTTCGCGGTACCCCAGGGCGTGACGCGCGCGGAGCGGCGCGAACGCGCATGCAAAGTGCTGGCGGATGTTTCACTGGACGGCCTGGGCCCCCGCGATCCGGCAAGCCTTTCCGGCGGACAGCGGGCGCGGGTTGCGCTCATGCGGGTGCTGCTGTCGGAGCCAGGGGCACTGTTGCTGGATGAGCCTTTCTCAAAACTCGACGCCGGGCTTCGCGACCAGATCCGCGCGCTCGTTTTCACCAAGGCGCGCGAACGAAACCTGCCGGTCCTGCTCGTCACGCATGATATCCGGGATGCGGAAGCGGCGGGCGGGGCCATCGTCACGCTTCAGTCCGCGCAGGCACCGCGGCCGGACTGA
- the bfr gene encoding bacterioferritin, with product MKGEPEVIEYLNKALRHEMTAVNQYWLHYRLTEDWGFARFARKEREESIEEMQHADKLVQRIIFLGGHPNMQSLDPLRIGQNIREVLDCDLAGEYSARALYKEARECCNEKGDYVTMKLFEELMADEEGHIDYLETQIELLEAIGAERYMQTQAVPADEAE from the coding sequence ATGAAGGGCGAACCGGAAGTCATTGAATACCTCAACAAGGCGCTGCGTCACGAGATGACGGCGGTCAACCAGTACTGGCTGCACTATCGCCTGACGGAAGACTGGGGATTCGCCCGCTTCGCGCGCAAGGAGCGTGAGGAGTCCATCGAGGAAATGCAGCACGCCGACAAGCTGGTCCAGCGCATCATCTTCCTGGGCGGTCATCCGAACATGCAGAGCCTCGACCCGCTGCGTATCGGCCAGAATATCCGCGAAGTGCTGGATTGCGATCTCGCCGGCGAATATTCCGCGCGCGCCCTCTACAAGGAAGCCCGCGAATGCTGCAACGAGAAGGGCGACTACGTGACCATGAAGCTCTTTGAGGAGCTGATGGCCGACGAGGAAGGCCACATCGATTATCTGGAGACCCAGATCGAGCTTCTCGAGGCCATCGGTGCAGAGCGCTACATGCAGACCCAGGCGGTGCCTGCGGACGAAGCCGAATAA
- a CDS encoding Cache 3/Cache 2 fusion domain-containing protein, with the protein MRFNLNCLGLVGRMTMTFTLLLTAALTIIATVVYFTISAQVADEAAARQFGSLRSAATLFARDVPGARVTWDSDGNVQRITVSQPLTFDNNDMIDAIGRMTGETATVFAWDPQSRDFWRRTTNIIKPDGKRAVGTPLGQKGAVYPLIMRGETFRGEATILGQPYYTIYQPIFSESGETVGILYAGVRKDQIVEIINKTLTSLAVAFLAILVAAIGATIWQTRKMLRPLTMLAGITRRIAEDDLKTEILYAERGDEVGEMAKAVVTLKQRSQERHDLAAAQACERAAREERARTTVSRIDDFRDTVQSLIQSVEGTAKGLETTARALTGIAGESANRADETAAASEEATENVETVASAAEELAASITEISRQVGQTTEIVSHATKGAVSTNEKVASLAEAANKIGEVIGLIHDIAEQTNLLALNATIEAARAGEAGRGFAIVASEVKELATQTSKATEEISAQISAIQHATSDAANAIQEIAQTMEEVNSHTGAIASAVERQGAATTEISRSVQQAAHGTSAVTGNMATLSQSVAQARESAETVLGASSEVSDKTEKLRREISTFLTEVNAA; encoded by the coding sequence ATGAGATTCAACTTGAACTGCCTTGGTCTTGTTGGTCGTATGACAATGACCTTCACGCTCCTCCTCACAGCCGCATTGACGATCATTGCAACCGTTGTCTATTTCACGATCTCGGCTCAAGTCGCGGATGAAGCCGCCGCACGGCAGTTCGGTTCGCTTCGTTCGGCGGCCACGCTGTTTGCGCGCGACGTGCCCGGTGCACGTGTCACCTGGGACTCGGACGGCAATGTCCAGCGCATCACGGTCAGCCAACCGCTTACCTTCGACAACAACGACATGATCGATGCCATCGGTCGCATGACAGGGGAAACGGCGACCGTCTTCGCGTGGGATCCGCAGAGCCGCGATTTCTGGCGCCGGACAACCAACATCATCAAACCCGATGGAAAGCGCGCCGTCGGAACCCCGCTTGGGCAGAAAGGCGCCGTCTATCCCCTTATCATGAGGGGCGAGACGTTCCGCGGCGAAGCGACCATTCTCGGGCAGCCCTATTACACGATCTATCAGCCGATCTTCTCCGAGAGCGGAGAAACAGTCGGCATCCTTTATGCAGGGGTGCGCAAGGACCAGATCGTGGAGATAATCAACAAGACGCTGACGTCCCTTGCCGTTGCCTTCCTGGCGATCCTCGTTGCCGCCATCGGCGCGACCATCTGGCAAACCCGCAAGATGCTGCGTCCGCTGACCATGCTGGCCGGCATCACCCGACGCATCGCCGAAGACGACCTGAAAACCGAGATCCTCTATGCCGAGCGCGGTGACGAGGTCGGCGAAATGGCGAAGGCCGTTGTGACACTCAAGCAACGCAGCCAGGAACGCCATGACCTTGCCGCCGCGCAGGCTTGCGAACGAGCGGCGCGCGAGGAACGCGCTCGCACGACTGTAAGCCGCATCGACGACTTCAGAGACACCGTCCAGTCCCTGATTCAGTCGGTCGAAGGGACCGCCAAGGGCCTGGAAACGACCGCCCGCGCCCTGACCGGCATTGCCGGGGAGAGCGCCAACCGTGCCGACGAGACGGCCGCGGCCAGCGAAGAAGCTACGGAAAATGTGGAAACCGTCGCCTCCGCTGCCGAAGAGCTTGCTGCCTCCATCACCGAGATCTCCCGGCAGGTCGGACAAACGACAGAGATCGTCTCCCATGCCACCAAAGGAGCCGTCTCGACCAACGAGAAGGTCGCGTCACTGGCAGAGGCCGCCAACAAGATCGGCGAGGTTATCGGGCTCATTCACGATATCGCCGAACAGACCAACCTGCTGGCGTTGAACGCCACCATAGAGGCCGCACGTGCAGGCGAGGCCGGCAGAGGCTTCGCGATCGTGGCGTCAGAGGTGAAGGAGCTGGCGACACAGACCTCCAAGGCGACGGAGGAGATTTCCGCGCAAATCTCGGCAATCCAGCACGCGACTTCAGATGCCGCCAATGCCATTCAGGAAATCGCCCAGACGATGGAAGAAGTGAACAGCCACACCGGGGCCATCGCCTCAGCCGTGGAGCGACAGGGCGCGGCAACAACCGAAATTTCGCGCAGTGTCCAACAGGCCGCCCATGGCACCAGTGCTGTGACCGGCAACATGGCGACCCTGTCGCAATCCGTGGCGCAAGCCAGGGAATCCGCCGAAACCGTTTTGGGAGCCTCCTCGGAGGTCTCCGACAAGACCGAGAAGCTTCGCCGGGAGATCAGCACGTTCCTGACCGAAGTGAACGCGGCCTGA
- a CDS encoding ABC transporter substrate-binding protein, translating to MAILAAVLVSLTASRAAEPSPSHWADLTAKAHGETVYFYAWGGEPRINAYIGWAADQVAAKYGITLKQVKVDDTASVVSRVLAEKVAGQTTGGAIDLIWINGENFAAMKREGLLLKKGWADKLPAWKHVDVAGKPTVLNDFTVPTDGLEAPWGMAQLVFVHDTARLENPPRTLAALLDWAKANPGRFTYPQPPDFHGTTFLKQALYAVAPDRSALSEPVTDESFAAASTPLFDYLDALHPVLWRSGRAFPQNSAAMMQLLADGETEIAFNFNPAAASNAIANGELPETVRTYVLDGGTIGNTHFVAIPFNANAPAGAMVVADFLMSPEAQARKQDPNVWGDPTVLAVDTLAADDKARFDALDLGIATLTPAELGQTLPEPHPSWTTRLEQAWSARYGVE from the coding sequence ATGGCGATCCTTGCCGCCGTCCTTGTCAGCCTCACCGCAAGCCGGGCCGCAGAACCATCCCCTTCGCACTGGGCAGACCTGACGGCGAAAGCGCACGGGGAAACGGTCTATTTCTACGCATGGGGCGGGGAGCCGCGCATCAACGCCTATATCGGATGGGCCGCCGATCAAGTCGCCGCGAAATACGGCATCACGCTGAAGCAAGTGAAGGTGGACGACACGGCCAGCGTCGTCAGCCGGGTGCTGGCGGAAAAGGTGGCGGGACAGACAACGGGCGGGGCGATCGATCTCATCTGGATCAACGGCGAGAATTTCGCCGCGATGAAGCGCGAAGGGCTGCTTTTGAAAAAAGGCTGGGCCGACAAGCTGCCCGCATGGAAACACGTCGATGTGGCGGGCAAGCCCACGGTCCTCAACGACTTCACCGTGCCGACCGATGGGCTGGAAGCGCCCTGGGGCATGGCGCAGCTTGTGTTCGTCCATGATACGGCACGGCTTGAAAACCCACCGCGCACACTTGCGGCCCTTCTCGACTGGGCGAAGGCCAATCCGGGCCGCTTCACCTATCCGCAGCCGCCCGATTTTCACGGCACGACCTTCCTGAAGCAGGCGCTTTACGCTGTGGCTCCGGACAGGTCCGCACTCAGCGAACCTGTGACCGACGAAAGCTTCGCAGCCGCCTCCACGCCGCTTTTCGACTATCTCGACGCGCTTCACCCCGTGCTCTGGCGCTCGGGCCGCGCCTTCCCGCAAAACAGCGCCGCGATGATGCAGCTTCTGGCCGACGGGGAAACCGAGATCGCCTTCAATTTCAACCCGGCAGCCGCCTCCAACGCCATCGCGAACGGTGAATTGCCGGAAACGGTGCGCACTTATGTTCTGGATGGCGGCACCATCGGCAACACGCATTTCGTGGCCATTCCTTTCAATGCCAATGCCCCGGCTGGTGCGATGGTCGTCGCCGATTTTCTGATGAGCCCCGAGGCCCAGGCCCGCAAACAGGACCCGAATGTCTGGGGCGATCCGACCGTGCTGGCGGTGGATACTCTTGCAGCGGACGACAAGGCGCGCTTCGATGCGCTCGATCTCGGTATCGCGACGCTAACGCCCGCCGAGCTTGGCCAGACCCTGCCTGAGCCGCACCCGAGCTGGACGACACGTCTGGAACAGGCATGGTCGGCGCGCTACGGCGTCGAATGA
- a CDS encoding ABC transporter permease subunit, with the protein MTERTDTPGFALQLAPGLTIALLILPVVAGLAGAAFPAFGYLPVLGGEHFSLDPWRMLMAQPGIWRSAVFSYLTALVATAVSLGLVLGFIAGWSETRLFGLMNRALSPLLSVPHAAAAFALAFLIAPSGWIMRLVSPWATGFERPPDILILHDPLGLSMIAGLVAKEAPFLFLMTLAALPQTLAARHMRVAASFGYGRLAGFFKVALPQIYPQIRLPVLAVIAYSSSVVDVAMILGPTLPAPLAVQLTHWMRDPDLAMRFTASAGALLQVGVTGAAILTWLAIEKLAAAWHRNWRVNGARGAADSAARAGLAAATLLLIAATGLGLVVLVLWSLAGFWPFPASLPPAISLKTWTTALPQIAGPTGTTLWLGCAATLAALLLTIACLEREIRTGHAPRGTALGLIYVPLLVPQVAFLFGLQFLFIAMGLGTSGGALVFSHFLFVLPYVFLSLGDPWRAWDPRYAHVAASLGAGQSRIFWRVRLPILLPPVLTAVAVGFAVSVGQYLPTLLIGGGRYTTLTTEAVALASGGSRRIIAVYALLQMALPLAGFVLATTLPAMLFRNRRDMRPGHE; encoded by the coding sequence ATGACGGAGCGGACTGACACACCCGGCTTCGCCCTTCAGCTTGCGCCGGGTCTGACCATCGCGCTTTTGATCCTGCCGGTCGTCGCCGGACTTGCCGGGGCGGCGTTTCCCGCCTTCGGTTATCTGCCGGTTCTGGGTGGCGAGCATTTTTCGCTCGATCCCTGGCGGATGCTGATGGCCCAGCCGGGCATCTGGCGCTCGGCGGTTTTCAGCTACCTGACGGCACTTGTGGCGACCGCCGTGTCGCTGGGCCTCGTGCTCGGCTTCATCGCGGGGTGGAGTGAAACACGGCTCTTTGGCTTGATGAACCGCGCGCTCTCGCCGCTTCTTTCCGTGCCCCACGCGGCGGCGGCCTTCGCGCTCGCCTTCCTCATCGCGCCGTCGGGCTGGATCATGCGTCTCGTCTCGCCATGGGCGACGGGGTTTGAACGTCCGCCGGATATCCTGATCCTGCACGATCCATTGGGACTTTCGATGATCGCGGGGCTCGTCGCCAAGGAAGCCCCTTTCCTGTTTCTGATGACGCTTGCAGCTCTTCCGCAGACCCTGGCCGCCCGGCACATGCGGGTCGCCGCCAGTTTCGGATACGGACGGCTTGCGGGCTTCTTCAAGGTCGCCCTGCCGCAGATCTATCCGCAGATCCGCCTGCCGGTTCTGGCGGTCATCGCCTATTCCTCCTCGGTGGTCGATGTGGCGATGATCCTCGGGCCGACGCTGCCCGCGCCACTTGCCGTGCAGCTCACCCACTGGATGCGCGACCCCGATCTCGCGATGCGCTTCACAGCCTCTGCAGGCGCACTCCTTCAGGTGGGCGTGACGGGAGCGGCGATCCTGACATGGCTTGCCATCGAAAAGCTCGCCGCCGCATGGCACCGAAACTGGCGGGTGAACGGCGCCCGGGGGGCTGCAGACAGCGCGGCGCGCGCAGGACTTGCCGCCGCAACGCTCTTGCTGATCGCGGCCACGGGACTGGGGCTCGTCGTTCTGGTCCTGTGGTCGCTCGCCGGCTTCTGGCCCTTCCCGGCAAGCCTCCCGCCTGCCATCTCTTTGAAGACATGGACGACGGCGCTGCCGCAGATAGCGGGGCCAACCGGGACGACCCTGTGGCTGGGCTGCGCCGCGACCCTCGCCGCCCTCCTTCTGACCATCGCCTGCCTGGAGCGGGAAATTCGCACCGGACACGCCCCGCGCGGGACGGCGCTCGGGCTCATCTATGTGCCGCTTCTGGTGCCGCAGGTGGCGTTTCTTTTCGGGCTGCAATTCCTGTTTATCGCCATGGGGCTTGGGACCAGCGGCGGCGCGCTCGTGTTTTCCCATTTCCTCTTCGTGCTGCCTTACGTGTTCCTGTCGCTCGGCGATCCGTGGCGGGCGTGGGATCCGCGTTACGCCCATGTCGCGGCAAGCCTTGGGGCCGGGCAATCGCGAATCTTCTGGCGGGTGCGGCTTCCCATTCTGTTGCCCCCCGTCCTGACGGCGGTGGCTGTCGGTTTTGCGGTTTCGGTCGGCCAATACCTCCCTACCCTGCTCATCGGTGGCGGGCGGTACACCACCCTCACCACCGAAGCGGTGGCGCTCGCTTCGGGCGGTAGCCGACGCATCATTGCGGTCTATGCACTCCTGCAAATGGCGTTGCCCCTTGCAGGCTTCGTGCTTGCAACAACGCTGCCCGCCATGCTCTTCAGGAACCGGCGCGACATGAGGCCAGGGCATGAGTGA
- the putA gene encoding bifunctional proline dehydrogenase/L-glutamate gamma-semialdehyde dehydrogenase PutA yields MFQHKMSSGDEYSQNGPAPFRKVYAPDDESVVAKLKDMTRLDPLAEQRIKATAERYVDAIRTTRSGLGGVEDFLRDYGLSTREGLALMVLAEALLRVPDAATADKLIEDKLAARLGGNRPKSDTWLVSASSWALDISSRLLHPGETPDTILSQLTKRLGMPTMRVATRQAMRLLGHQFVLGETIGSALDRARAMEAKGYRYSYDMLGEGARTSADAKRHFESYAACIRAIAKRAGDRALPDRPGISVKLSALHPRYEAVNGQEVLATLTPRVIELAQLAKAHDLNFTVDAEEADRLELSLDVFAAVLRDRSLAGWDGFGLAVQAYMKRASQVIGYVHELAEAHDRHLMVRLVKGAYWDTEIKRAQERGLEDYPVFTRKSASDLSYMACARRMLAARDRIYSQFATHNALTVAQVLEFAGPADRFEFQRLHGMGESLFRTVVEEDGHPCRIYAPVGGHRDLLAYLVRRLLENGANSSFVAAVGNPKVKIEDLLKSPAALLDAGSARNRGIVMPNAIYGLRKDSEGVEFGYSAERDALSKGIAKQSFPMADATALIGGRPGKGAARPILSPVDGVTLAGTVAEASQEEAAAAIDSAAKGFKRWSRMPVEGRAAALERMADLLEENRDRLMALLAVEAGKTQADGIAEIREAVDFCRYYALEARSLFGAGKLMPGPTGEENRYRFRGRGVFLCISPWNFPLAIFLGQVSAALVAGNAVIAKPAPQTPLIAYEAVRLLHEAGVPAEALQFVPGGPAIGAALVDDPRIAGVAFTGSTATAQAINRALAAKDGPIVPLIAETGGINAMIVDATALPEQVSDDVIMSAFRSAGQRCSALRLLFVQDGVADRMVEMIAGAAAELRLGDPRKAETDIGPVIDREARDRIRAHIEKMRTEQTLVYAGEAPAGDFTGGSWMPPHIIELDRPEALDREVFGPVLHVYRYKAEKLGEVMEKIAATGYGLTLGVHSRIDTTVNQVVDALSVGNVYVNRNIIGAVVGTQPFGGSGLSGTGPKAGGPNYLQRFAQEQVISINTSAAGGNASLLAQAEE; encoded by the coding sequence ATGTTTCAGCACAAGATGTCTTCTGGCGATGAATATTCTCAAAACGGCCCCGCGCCTTTCCGTAAAGTTTATGCACCCGACGATGAGAGCGTTGTCGCGAAGCTGAAGGACATGACGCGGCTCGACCCTCTGGCAGAGCAGCGCATCAAGGCCACCGCGGAGCGTTATGTCGATGCCATCCGCACGACCCGTTCCGGTCTGGGTGGGGTGGAGGATTTTCTCCGCGACTACGGATTGTCGACGCGCGAGGGGCTGGCGCTGATGGTTCTGGCGGAAGCGCTGCTGCGTGTGCCCGATGCGGCGACCGCCGACAAGCTGATCGAGGACAAACTCGCCGCCCGTCTCGGCGGTAATCGCCCCAAATCGGACACATGGCTTGTCTCCGCCTCCTCATGGGCGCTGGATATTTCTTCACGCCTTCTCCACCCCGGTGAGACGCCGGACACGATCCTGAGCCAGTTGACCAAACGCCTCGGCATGCCCACCATGCGGGTCGCCACTAGGCAGGCCATGCGGCTCCTCGGCCATCAGTTCGTGCTGGGCGAGACGATCGGTTCCGCGCTGGACCGCGCCCGCGCCATGGAAGCGAAGGGCTATCGCTATTCCTATGACATGTTGGGCGAAGGGGCGCGCACCTCAGCGGATGCGAAGCGCCATTTCGAAAGTTATGCGGCGTGCATCCGCGCCATAGCCAAACGCGCGGGCGACCGGGCGCTGCCGGATCGTCCGGGCATTTCCGTCAAGCTCTCCGCGCTCCATCCGCGCTATGAGGCGGTCAACGGCCAAGAGGTGCTTGCCACGCTGACCCCGCGCGTCATCGAACTTGCCCAGCTGGCCAAGGCGCATGATCTCAACTTCACGGTTGATGCCGAGGAAGCGGACCGGCTGGAGCTTTCCCTGGATGTCTTTGCCGCAGTCCTCAGAGACCGCTCTCTGGCGGGCTGGGACGGGTTTGGCCTTGCCGTTCAGGCCTATATGAAACGCGCATCGCAGGTCATCGGCTATGTGCACGAGCTGGCCGAGGCCCATGACCGGCATCTGATGGTTCGTCTGGTGAAGGGGGCTTATTGGGATACCGAGATCAAGCGCGCGCAGGAGCGGGGCCTTGAGGACTATCCGGTCTTCACCCGCAAATCGGCTTCGGATCTTTCCTATATGGCCTGTGCCCGGCGCATGTTGGCCGCGCGCGATCGCATCTACTCCCAGTTTGCCACCCACAACGCACTGACGGTTGCACAGGTTCTGGAATTTGCCGGTCCCGCCGATCGTTTCGAGTTTCAGCGTCTTCACGGCATGGGAGAGTCGCTCTTCCGCACCGTGGTGGAGGAGGATGGTCACCCTTGCAGGATCTATGCACCCGTCGGCGGGCATCGCGATCTGCTGGCCTATCTGGTCAGACGCCTTCTTGAAAACGGAGCCAATTCTTCCTTTGTGGCGGCAGTGGGCAATCCGAAGGTGAAGATCGAGGATCTTCTGAAGTCCCCAGCCGCGCTTCTGGATGCGGGCAGTGCGCGCAATCGGGGCATCGTCATGCCCAACGCAATCTATGGCCTTCGAAAGGACTCCGAAGGCGTCGAATTCGGCTATTCAGCCGAGCGTGACGCCCTCTCGAAGGGCATCGCGAAGCAGAGTTTCCCGATGGCCGATGCAACCGCGCTGATTGGCGGCAGGCCCGGCAAGGGCGCGGCCCGTCCGATCCTCTCCCCGGTGGACGGGGTCACGCTTGCGGGCACGGTCGCGGAAGCGTCGCAGGAAGAAGCCGCAGCGGCCATCGACAGTGCGGCAAAGGGGTTCAAGAGATGGTCGCGCATGCCGGTGGAGGGGCGCGCGGCTGCCTTGGAGCGTATGGCGGATCTTCTGGAGGAAAACCGGGACCGGCTGATGGCGTTGCTGGCTGTGGAAGCGGGCAAGACGCAGGCGGACGGCATTGCGGAAATCCGCGAGGCGGTGGATTTCTGCCGGTACTACGCGCTGGAAGCCCGTTCGCTCTTCGGGGCTGGCAAGCTCATGCCCGGCCCGACGGGCGAGGAAAACCGCTATCGCTTCCGTGGGCGCGGCGTCTTTCTCTGCATTTCGCCGTGGAATTTCCCGTTGGCGATCTTTCTTGGGCAGGTTTCAGCCGCACTCGTGGCGGGCAACGCTGTTATCGCCAAGCCTGCGCCGCAAACGCCTCTGATTGCCTATGAGGCCGTGCGCCTGTTGCACGAGGCGGGGGTTCCCGCTGAAGCACTTCAGTTCGTGCCCGGCGGCCCGGCCATTGGCGCTGCGCTGGTGGACGATCCACGCATCGCGGGCGTCGCTTTCACCGGCTCCACCGCAACAGCGCAGGCCATCAACCGCGCGCTTGCCGCCAAGGACGGCCCAATCGTGCCGCTCATTGCGGAAACCGGTGGCATCAATGCCATGATCGTTGATGCCACGGCGTTGCCGGAGCAGGTGAGCGACGATGTGATCATGTCGGCTTTCCGCTCCGCGGGGCAGCGCTGTTCTGCTCTGCGACTTCTCTTCGTGCAGGATGGCGTTGCCGACCGAATGGTGGAAATGATCGCAGGCGCGGCAGCCGAACTGCGGCTTGGCGATCCGCGCAAGGCGGAAACCGATATTGGTCCGGTTATAGATCGCGAGGCCCGCGACCGTATCCGCGCGCATATCGAAAAGATGCGAACGGAACAGACCCTTGTCTATGCGGGCGAGGCTCCCGCCGGGGATTTTACCGGCGGAAGCTGGATGCCGCCGCATATCATCGAGCTGGACCGTCCCGAAGCGCTGGACCGTGAGGTCTTCGGACCCGTGCTGCACGTCTATCGCTACAAGGCGGAAAAGCTCGGCGAGGTGATGGAGAAGATTGCGGCGACCGGTTACGGCCTGACGCTCGGCGTTCACAGCCGCATCGACACCACCGTCAATCAGGTCGTGGATGCTCTGTCGGTCGGCAATGTCTATGTGAACCGCAATATCATCGGCGCGGTCGTCGGCACCCAGCCTTTCGGCGGCTCAGGGCTCTCCGGCACCGGCCCCAAGGCGGGCGGACCGAATTACCTGCAACGCTTCGCGCAGGAACAGGTGATCTCGATCAACACTTCGGCAGCTGGCGGAAATGCCAGCCTTCTGGCGCAGGCTGAAGAGTAG
- a CDS encoding SDR family oxidoreductase has translation MSDSAIRPESRKTVVLTGASRGIGHATVKRFSAAGWRVITCSRQPFSDKCPWPMGPEDHIQVDLSDPEVIAGAVAEIRERLETDGSELHALINNAAISPKDENAGRLDSLTTPMDLWRTVFQVNFFAPIMLARGLIAELKAGEGSVVNVTSIAGMRVHPFAGTAYATSKAALASLTREMAADFGPYGIRVNAIAPGEIDTSILSPGTEKLVEQIPLRRLGRPEEVADTIFFLCNAPSSYVTGAEIHINGGQHV, from the coding sequence ATGAGCGATTCTGCCATCCGTCCCGAATCCCGCAAAACCGTTGTGCTGACGGGTGCAAGCCGCGGCATCGGCCATGCGACGGTCAAACGGTTTTCGGCAGCCGGATGGCGCGTCATCACCTGTTCCCGCCAACCTTTCTCCGACAAGTGCCCCTGGCCGATGGGGCCGGAAGACCATATCCAGGTGGATCTTTCCGACCCGGAGGTGATCGCCGGCGCTGTGGCGGAGATTCGCGAGCGACTGGAAACCGACGGCAGCGAGCTGCACGCCCTCATCAACAATGCCGCGATCAGCCCCAAGGATGAAAACGCGGGCCGGCTGGATTCGCTGACGACGCCGATGGATCTGTGGCGCACCGTCTTCCAGGTGAACTTCTTTGCGCCCATCATGCTGGCGCGCGGTCTCATTGCAGAGCTGAAGGCCGGAGAAGGATCTGTCGTCAATGTCACCTCCATTGCCGGCATGCGCGTGCATCCCTTCGCTGGAACCGCCTATGCCACTTCCAAGGCGGCCCTTGCTTCGCTGACGCGGGAAATGGCGGCTGACTTCGGACCCTATGGCATCCGGGTCAACGCAATCGCACCAGGGGAGATCGACACCTCGATCCTCTCGCCCGGTACAGAAAAACTCGTCGAGCAGATCCCGCTTCGCAGGCTCGGCCGGCCGGAAGAAGTCGCCGACACGATATTTTTCCTGTGCAACGCGCCCAGTTCCTATGTCACGGGAGCTGAAATCCATATCAATGGCGGGCAGCACGTCTAA
- a CDS encoding Lrp/AsnC ligand binding domain-containing protein, whose protein sequence is MDELIAVFADLDKLDRKILGELQVDGRITTTQLAERIGLSATATSERVKRLTREGYIVGFSAKLDAARIGLGLLVFVEVKLDRTTPDVFDAFASAVNKVPEVLECHMVAGGFDYLLKSRVADMAAYRVFLSEVVLNLPGVRETHTYTVMEEVKDTAVLPI, encoded by the coding sequence ATGGACGAATTAATCGCGGTTTTCGCCGATCTCGACAAACTCGACCGGAAGATACTCGGCGAGCTCCAGGTTGATGGCCGCATCACCACGACCCAGCTCGCGGAGCGTATCGGGCTTTCCGCAACCGCCACTTCAGAACGCGTGAAGCGCCTGACCCGCGAGGGCTATATTGTCGGCTTTTCCGCAAAGCTGGATGCGGCCAGGATCGGGCTGGGCCTGCTTGTCTTCGTGGAAGTGAAGCTCGACCGCACCACACCGGACGTGTTCGATGCCTTTGCATCCGCCGTGAACAAGGTGCCGGAAGTGCTTGAGTGCCACATGGTGGCGGGCGGGTTCGACTATCTGCTGAAAAGCCGCGTTGCCGACATGGCGGCCTATCGCGTCTTTCTTTCCGAAGTGGTGCTGAACCTGCCGGGCGTACGCGAAACCCACACCTATACGGTGATGGAGGAGGTGAAGGACACCGCGGTTCTTCCGATCTGA